The following proteins are co-located in the Anas platyrhynchos isolate ZD024472 breed Pekin duck chromosome 1, IASCAAS_PekinDuck_T2T, whole genome shotgun sequence genome:
- the RPL8 gene encoding large ribosomal subunit protein uL2, with the protein MGRVIRGQRKGAGSVFRAHVKHRKGPAKLRAVDFAERHGYIKGIVKDIIHDPGRGAPLAKIAFRDPYRFKKRTELFIAAEGIHTGQFVYCGKKAQLNIGNVLPVGTMPEGTIVCCLEEKPGDRGKLARASGNYATVISHNPETKKTRVKLPSGSKKVISSANRAVVGIVAGGGRIDKPILKAGRAYHKYKAKRNCWPRVRGVAMNPVEHPFGGGNHQHIGKPSTIRRDAPAGRKVGLIAARRTGRLRGTKTVQEKEN; encoded by the exons ATGGGCCGCGTCATCCGAGGCCAGAGGAAAGGCGCCGGGTCCGTGTTCCGCGCCCACGTCAAGCACAGGAAGGGCCCGGCCAAGCTCCGCGCCGTCGACTTCGCCGAGAGGCACGGCTACATCAAGGGCATCGTCAAG GACATCATTCATGATCCCGGCCGAGGCGCTCCCCTTGCCAAGATTGCATTCCGTGACCCGTACAGGTTTAAGAAAAGAACTGAGCTGTTCATTGCTGCCGAGGGGATTCATACCGGGCAGTTCGTGTACTGCGGCAAGAAGG CTCAGCTGAACATCGGCAACGTCCTGCCCGTCGGCACCATGCCCGAGGGCACCATCGTCTGCTGCCTGGAGGAGAAGCCCGGCGACCGCGGAAAGCTGGCCCGCGCTTCTGGCAACTACGCTACTGTTATCTCTCACAACCCTGAAACGAAGAAAACCAGGGTGAAGCTGCCCTCCGGCTCCAAGAAAGTGATTTCTTCTGCAAACAGAGCTGTTGTTG GAATCGTTGCTGGCGGAGGTCGTATCGACAAGCCTATCCTGAAGGCTGGCCGTGCCTACCATAAATACAAGGCAAAGAGGAACTGCTGGCCACGTGTCCGTGGTGTGGCCATGAAC CCTGTAGAACATCCCTTCGGTGGTGGCAACCATCAGCACATCGGCAAGCCTTCAACCATCAGGAGAGATGCTCCTGCTGGGCGCAAAGTTGGTCTCATTGCTGCCCGCCGCACGGGTAGGCTGCGTGGAACAAAGACTGTGCAggaaaaggagaactaa